In Chelonoidis abingdonii isolate Lonesome George chromosome 15, CheloAbing_2.0, whole genome shotgun sequence, the following are encoded in one genomic region:
- the LOC116829311 gene encoding prosaposin-like isoform X3 codes for MELLVLPCLLAAVAVASPLLWERDCVKGPEIWCQNLRTASQCGAVKHCQQTVWNKPSVKSIPCDLCKEVVIVAGNLLKDNGTEGEIRSYIEKICEFLPDQGLVSECKESVDAYLPVVMDLIKEELDNPEVLCSALCLCQSLQKHLAAMKLQKQLQSNKIPELDFSELASPFMANVPLLLYPQDKPKQESQGAGDVCKDCVQLVTDVQEAVRTNSSFVTSLIAHAKEECERLGPATADMCKDYISQYSDLAIQMMMHMQPKDICAMVGFCPSLKTVPLLTLVPAKVMQEVKMEPVEEMQKNLVQAETLSVCDICETMVKEVTDLLENNRTEEEIVFEMEKLCSVFPQSIKDQCKDFVETYGKAVIDMLLEATNPETVCIMLKCCTSRKPSPEVRIASEPLQAGDFCDVCKMVVHYLEKQLEKNATGAEIEAALEKVCHFLPKSISEECVQFVDQYEPLLVTLLTEMMDPTFVCSKLGVCVSTKQHLLGSEECVWGPGYWCKNMETAAQCNAVEHCKRHVWN; via the exons TAGCTGTGGCAAGCCCCCTCTTGTGGGAGAGAGACTGCGTGAAGGGTCCTGAGATATGGTGTCAGAATTTGCGGACTGCGTCACAATGTGGAGCTGTGAAACACTGTCAGCAAACTGTCTGGAACAAGCCTTCTGTG aaaagcATCCCATGTGACTTATGTAAAGAGGTTGTAATAGTGGCTGGGAATCTCTTGAAGGACAATGGCACAGAG GGTGAGATCCGTTCTTATATCGAGAAGATATGTGAGTTCCTTCCTGACCAGGGCCTGGTATCTGAATGCAAGGAGTCCGTGGATGCTTACCTACCAGTTGTCATGGACCTGATCAAAGAAGAATTA GATAATCCTGAAGTACTGTGCAGTGCTCTCTGCTTGTGCCAATCCCTTCAGAAGCACCTTGCTGCAATGAAACTTCAGAAACAGCTCCAGTCCAACAAAATACCTGAACTGGACTTCTCAGAACTGGCATCTCCCTTCATGGCTAATGTGCCTCTTCTCCTTTACCCTCAGGACAAGCCCAAGCAAGAGTCTCAG ggggctggggatgtgtgcAAAGACTGCGTTCAGCTAGTCACTGATGTTCAGGAGGCTGTAAGGACCAACTCATCTTTTGTGACTTCCTTAATTGCTCATGCCAAGGAGGAGTGTGAACGCTTGGGACCTGCCACAGCTGACATG TGcaaggactacatctcccagtaTTCAGACTTGGCTATTCAAATGATGATGCACATG CAACCAAAAGATATCTGTGCCATGGTTGGATTCTGTCCTTCCCTGAAAACTGTGCCCCTCCTGACTCTAGTGCCTGCAAAAGTGATGCAGGAAGTGAAGATGGAACCTGTGGAGGAG ATGCAGAAAAACCTGGTGCAAGCTGAAACCTTGTCTGTTTGCGATATATGTGAGACAATGGTGAAAGAGGTGACCGACCTGCTGGAGAACAACAGGACAGAG GAGGAAATAGTGTTTGAAATGGAGAAGCTCTGCTCCGTGTTCCCTCAAAGTATCAAAGACCAGTGTAAGGACTTTGTGGAAACTTATGGCAAAGCTGTCATTGACATGTTGTTGGAGGCAACTAATCCCGAAACTGTATGCATCATGCTGAAATGTTGCACAAGCCGCAAGCCTTCTCCTGAAG TGAGAATTGCTTCAGAGCCGTTGCAGGCTGGTGACTTCTGTGACGTGTGCAAAATGGTTGTACATTACTTAGAGAAGCAACTCGAGAAGAATGCTACAGGAGCTGAAATTGAGGCTGCACTTGAAAAAGTCTGTCACTTCCTACCAAAATCTATCAGTGAGGAG TGTGTTCAGTTTGTGGACCAGTATGAGCCGCTGCTTGTGACGCTCTTGACAGAGATGATGGACCCAACTTTTGTGTGCAGT AAACTAGGAGTCTGTGTGTCGACTAAACAGCATCTCTTAGGGTCAGAAGAATGTGTGTGGGGCCCAGGCTACTGGTGTAAGAACATGGAGACTGCAGCTCAGTGCAAT gcTGTCGAGCACTGCAAACGTCATGTGTGGAACTAG
- the LOC116829311 gene encoding prosaposin-like isoform X1 has protein sequence MELLVLPCLLAAVAVASPLLWERDCVKGPEIWCQNLRTASQCGAVKHCQQTVWNKPSVKSIPCDLCKEVVIVAGNLLKDNGTEGEIRSYIEKICEFLPDQGLVSECKESVDAYLPVVMDLIKEELDNPEVLCSALCLCQSLQKHLAAMKLQKQLQSNKIPELDFSELASPFMANVPLLLYPQDKPKQESQGAGDVCKDCVQLVTDVQEAVRTNSSFVTSLIAHAKEECERLGPATADMCKDYISQYSDLAIQMMMHMQDQQPKDICAMVGFCPSLKTVPLLTLVPAKVMQEVKMEPVEEMQKNLVQAETLSVCDICETMVKEVTDLLENNRTEEEIVFEMEKLCSVFPQSIKDQCKDFVETYGKAVIDMLLEATNPETVCIMLKCCTSRKPSPEVRIASEPLQAGDFCDVCKMVVHYLEKQLEKNATGAEIEAALEKVCHFLPKSISEECVQFVDQYEPLLVTLLTEMMDPTFVCSKLGVCVSTKQHLLGSEECVWGPGYWCKNMETAAQCNAVEHCKRHVWN, from the exons TAGCTGTGGCAAGCCCCCTCTTGTGGGAGAGAGACTGCGTGAAGGGTCCTGAGATATGGTGTCAGAATTTGCGGACTGCGTCACAATGTGGAGCTGTGAAACACTGTCAGCAAACTGTCTGGAACAAGCCTTCTGTG aaaagcATCCCATGTGACTTATGTAAAGAGGTTGTAATAGTGGCTGGGAATCTCTTGAAGGACAATGGCACAGAG GGTGAGATCCGTTCTTATATCGAGAAGATATGTGAGTTCCTTCCTGACCAGGGCCTGGTATCTGAATGCAAGGAGTCCGTGGATGCTTACCTACCAGTTGTCATGGACCTGATCAAAGAAGAATTA GATAATCCTGAAGTACTGTGCAGTGCTCTCTGCTTGTGCCAATCCCTTCAGAAGCACCTTGCTGCAATGAAACTTCAGAAACAGCTCCAGTCCAACAAAATACCTGAACTGGACTTCTCAGAACTGGCATCTCCCTTCATGGCTAATGTGCCTCTTCTCCTTTACCCTCAGGACAAGCCCAAGCAAGAGTCTCAG ggggctggggatgtgtgcAAAGACTGCGTTCAGCTAGTCACTGATGTTCAGGAGGCTGTAAGGACCAACTCATCTTTTGTGACTTCCTTAATTGCTCATGCCAAGGAGGAGTGTGAACGCTTGGGACCTGCCACAGCTGACATG TGcaaggactacatctcccagtaTTCAGACTTGGCTATTCAAATGATGATGCACATG CAGGACCAG CAACCAAAAGATATCTGTGCCATGGTTGGATTCTGTCCTTCCCTGAAAACTGTGCCCCTCCTGACTCTAGTGCCTGCAAAAGTGATGCAGGAAGTGAAGATGGAACCTGTGGAGGAG ATGCAGAAAAACCTGGTGCAAGCTGAAACCTTGTCTGTTTGCGATATATGTGAGACAATGGTGAAAGAGGTGACCGACCTGCTGGAGAACAACAGGACAGAG GAGGAAATAGTGTTTGAAATGGAGAAGCTCTGCTCCGTGTTCCCTCAAAGTATCAAAGACCAGTGTAAGGACTTTGTGGAAACTTATGGCAAAGCTGTCATTGACATGTTGTTGGAGGCAACTAATCCCGAAACTGTATGCATCATGCTGAAATGTTGCACAAGCCGCAAGCCTTCTCCTGAAG TGAGAATTGCTTCAGAGCCGTTGCAGGCTGGTGACTTCTGTGACGTGTGCAAAATGGTTGTACATTACTTAGAGAAGCAACTCGAGAAGAATGCTACAGGAGCTGAAATTGAGGCTGCACTTGAAAAAGTCTGTCACTTCCTACCAAAATCTATCAGTGAGGAG TGTGTTCAGTTTGTGGACCAGTATGAGCCGCTGCTTGTGACGCTCTTGACAGAGATGATGGACCCAACTTTTGTGTGCAGT AAACTAGGAGTCTGTGTGTCGACTAAACAGCATCTCTTAGGGTCAGAAGAATGTGTGTGGGGCCCAGGCTACTGGTGTAAGAACATGGAGACTGCAGCTCAGTGCAAT gcTGTCGAGCACTGCAAACGTCATGTGTGGAACTAG
- the LOC116829311 gene encoding prosaposin-like isoform X4: protein MELLVLPCLLAAAVASPLLWERDCVKGPEIWCQNLRTASQCGAVKHCQQTVWNKPSVKSIPCDLCKEVVIVAGNLLKDNGTEGEIRSYIEKICEFLPDQGLVSECKESVDAYLPVVMDLIKEELDNPEVLCSALCLCQSLQKHLAAMKLQKQLQSNKIPELDFSELASPFMANVPLLLYPQDKPKQESQGAGDVCKDCVQLVTDVQEAVRTNSSFVTSLIAHAKEECERLGPATADMCKDYISQYSDLAIQMMMHMQPKDICAMVGFCPSLKTVPLLTLVPAKVMQEVKMEPVEEMQKNLVQAETLSVCDICETMVKEVTDLLENNRTEEEIVFEMEKLCSVFPQSIKDQCKDFVETYGKAVIDMLLEATNPETVCIMLKCCTSRKPSPEVRIASEPLQAGDFCDVCKMVVHYLEKQLEKNATGAEIEAALEKVCHFLPKSISEECVQFVDQYEPLLVTLLTEMMDPTFVCSKLGVCVSTKQHLLGSEECVWGPGYWCKNMETAAQCNAVEHCKRHVWN, encoded by the exons CTGTGGCAAGCCCCCTCTTGTGGGAGAGAGACTGCGTGAAGGGTCCTGAGATATGGTGTCAGAATTTGCGGACTGCGTCACAATGTGGAGCTGTGAAACACTGTCAGCAAACTGTCTGGAACAAGCCTTCTGTG aaaagcATCCCATGTGACTTATGTAAAGAGGTTGTAATAGTGGCTGGGAATCTCTTGAAGGACAATGGCACAGAG GGTGAGATCCGTTCTTATATCGAGAAGATATGTGAGTTCCTTCCTGACCAGGGCCTGGTATCTGAATGCAAGGAGTCCGTGGATGCTTACCTACCAGTTGTCATGGACCTGATCAAAGAAGAATTA GATAATCCTGAAGTACTGTGCAGTGCTCTCTGCTTGTGCCAATCCCTTCAGAAGCACCTTGCTGCAATGAAACTTCAGAAACAGCTCCAGTCCAACAAAATACCTGAACTGGACTTCTCAGAACTGGCATCTCCCTTCATGGCTAATGTGCCTCTTCTCCTTTACCCTCAGGACAAGCCCAAGCAAGAGTCTCAG ggggctggggatgtgtgcAAAGACTGCGTTCAGCTAGTCACTGATGTTCAGGAGGCTGTAAGGACCAACTCATCTTTTGTGACTTCCTTAATTGCTCATGCCAAGGAGGAGTGTGAACGCTTGGGACCTGCCACAGCTGACATG TGcaaggactacatctcccagtaTTCAGACTTGGCTATTCAAATGATGATGCACATG CAACCAAAAGATATCTGTGCCATGGTTGGATTCTGTCCTTCCCTGAAAACTGTGCCCCTCCTGACTCTAGTGCCTGCAAAAGTGATGCAGGAAGTGAAGATGGAACCTGTGGAGGAG ATGCAGAAAAACCTGGTGCAAGCTGAAACCTTGTCTGTTTGCGATATATGTGAGACAATGGTGAAAGAGGTGACCGACCTGCTGGAGAACAACAGGACAGAG GAGGAAATAGTGTTTGAAATGGAGAAGCTCTGCTCCGTGTTCCCTCAAAGTATCAAAGACCAGTGTAAGGACTTTGTGGAAACTTATGGCAAAGCTGTCATTGACATGTTGTTGGAGGCAACTAATCCCGAAACTGTATGCATCATGCTGAAATGTTGCACAAGCCGCAAGCCTTCTCCTGAAG TGAGAATTGCTTCAGAGCCGTTGCAGGCTGGTGACTTCTGTGACGTGTGCAAAATGGTTGTACATTACTTAGAGAAGCAACTCGAGAAGAATGCTACAGGAGCTGAAATTGAGGCTGCACTTGAAAAAGTCTGTCACTTCCTACCAAAATCTATCAGTGAGGAG TGTGTTCAGTTTGTGGACCAGTATGAGCCGCTGCTTGTGACGCTCTTGACAGAGATGATGGACCCAACTTTTGTGTGCAGT AAACTAGGAGTCTGTGTGTCGACTAAACAGCATCTCTTAGGGTCAGAAGAATGTGTGTGGGGCCCAGGCTACTGGTGTAAGAACATGGAGACTGCAGCTCAGTGCAAT gcTGTCGAGCACTGCAAACGTCATGTGTGGAACTAG
- the LOC116829311 gene encoding prosaposin-like isoform X2, which produces MELLVLPCLLAAAVASPLLWERDCVKGPEIWCQNLRTASQCGAVKHCQQTVWNKPSVKSIPCDLCKEVVIVAGNLLKDNGTEGEIRSYIEKICEFLPDQGLVSECKESVDAYLPVVMDLIKEELDNPEVLCSALCLCQSLQKHLAAMKLQKQLQSNKIPELDFSELASPFMANVPLLLYPQDKPKQESQGAGDVCKDCVQLVTDVQEAVRTNSSFVTSLIAHAKEECERLGPATADMCKDYISQYSDLAIQMMMHMQDQQPKDICAMVGFCPSLKTVPLLTLVPAKVMQEVKMEPVEEMQKNLVQAETLSVCDICETMVKEVTDLLENNRTEEEIVFEMEKLCSVFPQSIKDQCKDFVETYGKAVIDMLLEATNPETVCIMLKCCTSRKPSPEVRIASEPLQAGDFCDVCKMVVHYLEKQLEKNATGAEIEAALEKVCHFLPKSISEECVQFVDQYEPLLVTLLTEMMDPTFVCSKLGVCVSTKQHLLGSEECVWGPGYWCKNMETAAQCNAVEHCKRHVWN; this is translated from the exons CTGTGGCAAGCCCCCTCTTGTGGGAGAGAGACTGCGTGAAGGGTCCTGAGATATGGTGTCAGAATTTGCGGACTGCGTCACAATGTGGAGCTGTGAAACACTGTCAGCAAACTGTCTGGAACAAGCCTTCTGTG aaaagcATCCCATGTGACTTATGTAAAGAGGTTGTAATAGTGGCTGGGAATCTCTTGAAGGACAATGGCACAGAG GGTGAGATCCGTTCTTATATCGAGAAGATATGTGAGTTCCTTCCTGACCAGGGCCTGGTATCTGAATGCAAGGAGTCCGTGGATGCTTACCTACCAGTTGTCATGGACCTGATCAAAGAAGAATTA GATAATCCTGAAGTACTGTGCAGTGCTCTCTGCTTGTGCCAATCCCTTCAGAAGCACCTTGCTGCAATGAAACTTCAGAAACAGCTCCAGTCCAACAAAATACCTGAACTGGACTTCTCAGAACTGGCATCTCCCTTCATGGCTAATGTGCCTCTTCTCCTTTACCCTCAGGACAAGCCCAAGCAAGAGTCTCAG ggggctggggatgtgtgcAAAGACTGCGTTCAGCTAGTCACTGATGTTCAGGAGGCTGTAAGGACCAACTCATCTTTTGTGACTTCCTTAATTGCTCATGCCAAGGAGGAGTGTGAACGCTTGGGACCTGCCACAGCTGACATG TGcaaggactacatctcccagtaTTCAGACTTGGCTATTCAAATGATGATGCACATG CAGGACCAG CAACCAAAAGATATCTGTGCCATGGTTGGATTCTGTCCTTCCCTGAAAACTGTGCCCCTCCTGACTCTAGTGCCTGCAAAAGTGATGCAGGAAGTGAAGATGGAACCTGTGGAGGAG ATGCAGAAAAACCTGGTGCAAGCTGAAACCTTGTCTGTTTGCGATATATGTGAGACAATGGTGAAAGAGGTGACCGACCTGCTGGAGAACAACAGGACAGAG GAGGAAATAGTGTTTGAAATGGAGAAGCTCTGCTCCGTGTTCCCTCAAAGTATCAAAGACCAGTGTAAGGACTTTGTGGAAACTTATGGCAAAGCTGTCATTGACATGTTGTTGGAGGCAACTAATCCCGAAACTGTATGCATCATGCTGAAATGTTGCACAAGCCGCAAGCCTTCTCCTGAAG TGAGAATTGCTTCAGAGCCGTTGCAGGCTGGTGACTTCTGTGACGTGTGCAAAATGGTTGTACATTACTTAGAGAAGCAACTCGAGAAGAATGCTACAGGAGCTGAAATTGAGGCTGCACTTGAAAAAGTCTGTCACTTCCTACCAAAATCTATCAGTGAGGAG TGTGTTCAGTTTGTGGACCAGTATGAGCCGCTGCTTGTGACGCTCTTGACAGAGATGATGGACCCAACTTTTGTGTGCAGT AAACTAGGAGTCTGTGTGTCGACTAAACAGCATCTCTTAGGGTCAGAAGAATGTGTGTGGGGCCCAGGCTACTGGTGTAAGAACATGGAGACTGCAGCTCAGTGCAAT gcTGTCGAGCACTGCAAACGTCATGTGTGGAACTAG
- the AVPI1 gene encoding arginine vasopressin-induced protein 1 yields MGTPASVACDPLQCQVPEARARKRASANIFQDVGLLQLRSLFRSSGDERAEERAQLVWEYGGNRRTAQALRQLRSRQRRWWQQPSQLSPAAQDSSNPRLEECISPHAHPGSSTRLEGPSRDRQCPGARKKSPRTRWRKRGPGPRGYLHQLQQ; encoded by the exons ATGGGCACCCCAGCCTCTGTGGCATGCGACCCCCTGCAGTGCCAGGTTCCTGAGGCCCGTGCCCGGAAAAGAGCTTCTGCCAACATCTTCCAGGACgtggggctgctgcagctgcgGAGCCTGTTCAGGAGCAGTGGGGATGAGCGGGCAGAGGAGCGTGCCCAGCTGGTCTGGGAGTACGGGGGCAACCGGcgcacagcccaagccctgcgccAACTCAGGAGcaggcagaggaggtggtggcagcagccatcccagctgagcccagcagctcaggacAGCAGCAACCCAAG GCTAGAGGAGTGCATCTCCCCCCACGCACACCCCGGCAGCAGCACGAGGCTGGAGGGGCCCAGCAGGGACAGGCAGTGCCCTGGCGCCAGGAAGAAAAGTCCAAGGAccaggtggaggaagagggggccaGGGCCCAGAGGGTACCTGCACCAGCTCCAGCAGTGA